Genomic segment of Candidatus Binatia bacterium:
TGTCGCCGCGTACCTTCTGCGCGCGCCGGCGGCGCCGCTCGTTGCCGCCGAAGCCGAGGGCACGCGGATCGACAAAGACGTCGTGCTTGCCCGCTTCCGCGAGATCGCCGCGTCGTGCGACTTCCTGCTCGTCGAAGGTGCCGGTGGGCTGATGGTGCCGATGGCCGACGGGTACACGAGCTGCGATCTGGCGCGCGAGCTTGCGATTCCCGTCGTCGTCGTCATCGCGTCGCGACTCGGCTGCATCAATCACGCGCTGCTGACGCTCGATGCACTGGCGCGCGACGGGATTCCAGTGGCGGGCTACGTACTCAACGAAATCAGCGCCGGCGGCGAATACGAGCTGGCGCTCAAGACCAATCGCGACATCATCGGCCGCTTCACGCCCGCAAGGGACCTCGGCGCGATGCCGTTCATCGACGCGCTTCTTCGCTGCGACCTGGACTACCTGGCCGACCGCGCCGAAGGCTGCCTCGATCTGGATTACTTCACGGCCGGAACGTCGGCCTCCTGACAGGCTACGGGAAACCCCCGGACCTGGTCTGCCTGCTAGCGCACTTTGGCAGCGGCGAGCGCTTCGGCCCGCACGTCGGCAAAGGGCTTTCCGCTTTTTTGCGCGGCACGCGCAACGTCGTCGAATTCCGGCTCGGCAGTTTCCGATCCGTCGGGCCGTGCAACGGTCTTGATGCGAACGGGACCGCTCGTCGTCTCGACGACGTCGATCCGGCGCACGAGCACGTTGCGATGCACGGCGCGGTAGCGCACGCCGATCGACGTCGTATGCAGCAGGATCGCAGCCGCGAGCTTCTCGACGGAGCCGTGATCGCAAAGAACGCAGAGGCGCATCCCGAGCCGGCCCTTCTTCATCTGCAGCGGCAGCACGCTGACGTCGCGCGCGCCGCAGTTTCGCAGCACTTCGCATGCGGCCGCCAGCGCAGCCGGCGTCATGTCGTCGATGTCGGCTTCGACCTGCACGAGGCTTTCGTCGCTCACGTCGTCGGCCGCGCCGAGGAATACGCGCAGGACGTTGGGCCGGTCGCGAAGCCGCTTCGTGCCAGCGCCGCAGCCGCCGGCCTCGATCGTCATCAGCGGATGCATCGGCCGCGCCATCGCGGCCAGGATCGCCGCGCCGGTGGGCGTGACGAGCTCTCCGTCGCCGTCGCCCATGCGCACGTCGAATCCCTGCAGCAGTTTCGCGGTTGCAGGCGCAGGGACGGGGAGGCTTCCGTGCTCGGTGTCGACGAACCCGCTGCCGGACGGGATCGCCGAGACGGTGCACATCTCGATGTCGAGACGATCGAGACACCACGCCGCCGACACGATGTCGATGATGGAATCGACCGCTCCGACTTCGTGGAAATGCACGCGCTCGACCGGCACGCCGTGCACTTCGGATTCGGCCATCGCCAGCACTTCGAAGATCGCCAGCGAGCGGCTCAGCGCACCGTCGGGAAGGCCGCGGCGCTGCGCCTCTTCGAGCAGGTCCTGGATCTCGGGCCACAGTCGCTCCCGGGAATGAGCGGCCTCGTCGATCTCGACGCGAAAATGCAGCGCACGGATGCCGCCGACCTCGACTGCGTCGGCGGCGACCTCGTAGTGCGTCAGCGGCAGCGCGCAAAGCGCCTCGCGAAGCGCCGCGATCGACAGTCCCCTGCCGGCCCCGGCGTCGAGCAGCGCAGCGACCGTCATGTCGCCGGCGATGCCGGAACCAGCCTCGAAATGCGCGATTTTCATGCCGACAGGCCCGATTCCGGTCCCGGCGCGCGCCCGATGCAAGCGCCGGCGGGCCGGCTTGCTCCCGGCCCGGGCGATGCTACCATTCCGCGTTTCCGGAGCCGGACCACCGCCGTCTATAGCGAACCCGACCATGTTCCGA
This window contains:
- the bioD gene encoding dethiobiotin synthase, with amino-acid sequence MPMAARAIFITGTDTDAGKTLVSCAILKALSRRGLRVAAMKPVETGCAEKDGVLVGTDCIKLARAAGGAQSPSDVAAYLLRAPAAPLVAAEAEGTRIDKDVVLARFREIAASCDFLLVEGAGGLMVPMADGYTSCDLARELAIPVVVVIASRLGCINHALLTLDALARDGIPVAGYVLNEISAGGEYELALKTNRDIIGRFTPARDLGAMPFIDALLRCDLDYLADRAEGCLDLDYFTAGTSAS
- the larC gene encoding nickel pincer cofactor biosynthesis protein LarC, encoding MKIAHFEAGSGIAGDMTVAALLDAGAGRGLSIAALREALCALPLTHYEVAADAVEVGGIRALHFRVEIDEAAHSRERLWPEIQDLLEEAQRRGLPDGALSRSLAIFEVLAMAESEVHGVPVERVHFHEVGAVDSIIDIVSAAWCLDRLDIEMCTVSAIPSGSGFVDTEHGSLPVPAPATAKLLQGFDVRMGDGDGELVTPTGAAILAAMARPMHPLMTIEAGGCGAGTKRLRDRPNVLRVFLGAADDVSDESLVQVEADIDDMTPAALAAACEVLRNCGARDVSVLPLQMKKGRLGMRLCVLCDHGSVEKLAAAILLHTTSIGVRYRAVHRNVLVRRIDVVETTSGPVRIKTVARPDGSETAEPEFDDVARAAQKSGKPFADVRAEALAAAKVR